One region of Luteolibacter yonseiensis genomic DNA includes:
- a CDS encoding acetylxylan esterase, translated as MFRFIPLHFLLSLHVFGAGLPDPLVMADGTPVTTAALWREKRRPELLEFFTREMYGRSPGKPEKFFSEVFDRDEKALGGKATRIQIAIYPAGKPAPRMDLLVYVPNGARQPVPAILGLNFSGNHAIHPDPGIRLTESWVDEKSSKDHRATDANRGSNASQWPVETILSRGYALATMYREDVCPDHPPYFEGGVQPLFPELQKGDDNFGNIGAWAWALSRSLDVLEKEPLLDSKRVAVFGFSRLGKAALWAGATDDRFAMVISNESGAGGAKLFHRGLGEDIARLNTNFPHWFAKSFRQYMGKDTELPFDQHQVISLIAPRPVYVASAEDDKHSDPEGEFASLQAADPVFELLGSSGLPAGKWPAVNTSTQGGNGYHVRTGRHDVTDFDWRQYLDFADKRLKKGD; from the coding sequence GTGTTCCGCTTCATCCCCCTCCATTTCCTGTTGAGCCTGCATGTGTTCGGCGCCGGTCTTCCGGACCCGCTTGTCATGGCGGACGGCACGCCGGTCACCACCGCCGCGCTGTGGCGGGAAAAACGCCGGCCCGAGTTGCTGGAGTTTTTCACCCGTGAGATGTACGGCCGCTCGCCGGGAAAACCGGAGAAGTTCTTTTCCGAGGTTTTCGACCGCGACGAAAAAGCACTCGGAGGAAAGGCCACCCGCATCCAGATAGCCATTTACCCGGCAGGCAAACCCGCTCCCCGCATGGATCTGCTGGTCTATGTGCCGAATGGTGCCAGACAGCCCGTCCCAGCCATCCTCGGACTGAATTTTTCAGGAAACCACGCGATCCATCCGGATCCCGGCATCCGTCTGACGGAGAGCTGGGTGGATGAAAAAAGTTCGAAGGACCACCGCGCCACAGACGCCAACCGGGGAAGCAACGCCAGCCAATGGCCGGTGGAAACGATTCTCTCCCGCGGCTACGCGTTGGCGACGATGTATCGCGAGGATGTCTGCCCGGACCACCCGCCCTATTTCGAGGGCGGAGTGCAGCCGCTGTTCCCGGAACTTCAGAAGGGGGATGACAATTTCGGCAACATCGGTGCCTGGGCGTGGGCCTTGAGCCGGTCGCTGGATGTGCTGGAGAAAGAACCACTGCTGGATTCCAAACGGGTGGCGGTGTTCGGGTTCTCGCGCTTGGGAAAAGCGGCGCTCTGGGCGGGCGCGACGGATGATCGCTTCGCGATGGTCATCAGCAACGAGTCCGGCGCGGGAGGAGCCAAGCTTTTCCACCGAGGCCTCGGCGAGGACATCGCACGATTGAACACTAATTTCCCCCATTGGTTCGCGAAAAGCTTCCGCCAGTACATGGGCAAGGACACGGAGTTGCCCTTTGACCAACATCAGGTCATCTCCCTCATCGCCCCACGGCCCGTTTATGTCGCGAGCGCCGAGGACGACAAACACTCGGACCCCGAAGGCGAGTTCGCCTCGCTCCAGGCCGCGGATCCGGTTTTCGAATTACTCGGTTCCAGCGGACTGCCGGCGGGAAAATGGCCCGCCGTGAACACGTCCACCCAAGGCGGCAACGGCTATCACGTCCGCACCGGACGGCATGACGTGACGGATTTCGATTGGCGGCAGTATTTGGATTTCGCTGACAAGCGGTTGAAGAAGGGCGATTGA
- a CDS encoding GDSL-type esterase/lipase family protein — MKSRILQILAILSLNALAADPLPTKVACIGDSITEGAGAEGGKSYPSQLQGLLGEKWEVGNFGVGGRTLLKKGDHPYWKEGAYQKALTFEPKVVIIMLGTNDTKPQNWKFESEFVADYTELVKSFQSLETKPKVYICRPCPVPEPGNFGINETNVKEEIKRIDKLAKELDLEVIDMYKALEDKPGLLPDRVHPNTEGAGEMAKAAYKAITGKRAPDVKDK; from the coding sequence ATGAAATCACGCATTCTCCAGATTCTCGCCATCCTGTCGTTGAACGCCCTCGCCGCGGACCCTCTGCCGACCAAAGTCGCCTGTATCGGCGACAGCATCACCGAAGGCGCGGGCGCGGAGGGCGGAAAGTCCTACCCGTCCCAGCTCCAGGGACTGCTGGGAGAAAAATGGGAGGTCGGAAACTTCGGTGTCGGCGGCCGCACGCTCTTGAAGAAGGGCGATCATCCCTACTGGAAGGAAGGAGCTTACCAGAAAGCGCTCACCTTCGAACCGAAGGTCGTCATCATCATGCTCGGCACGAACGACACCAAGCCGCAGAACTGGAAGTTCGAGTCCGAGTTCGTCGCCGACTACACGGAGCTGGTCAAATCGTTCCAATCGCTCGAAACCAAGCCGAAGGTTTATATCTGCCGCCCATGCCCCGTTCCGGAGCCCGGAAACTTCGGCATCAACGAGACGAACGTGAAGGAGGAAATCAAGCGCATCGACAAGCTCGCGAAGGAGTTGGATCTCGAGGTCATCGACATGTACAAGGCGCTTGAGGACAAGCCCGGGCTTCTCCCGGACCGCGTCCACCCCAATACCGAAGGTGCCGGCGAAATGGCGAAAGCCGCCTACAAGGCGATCACCGGCAAGCGTGCTCCGGATGTGAAGGATAAATAA